A stretch of Marinobacter sp. F4206 DNA encodes these proteins:
- a CDS encoding MaoC/PaaZ C-terminal domain-containing protein, with the protein MSDTLDTLENITYDELNEGDSATFTRTLSEEELVLFAAVSGDVNPVHLDSEFAAESMFKERIAHGMWSGSLISAALATVMPGPGTIYLEQSLAFKRPVKLDDTLTVTLSVLRKEPKKRVVFQCDVQNQNGQKVVSGEAKVIAPTEKVSLQKPRLPKITIEG; encoded by the coding sequence ATGAGCGACACCCTTGATACCCTTGAAAATATCACCTACGACGAGTTGAACGAGGGCGACAGTGCCACCTTCACGCGGACCCTGTCGGAAGAGGAACTGGTGCTGTTCGCTGCGGTTTCCGGCGATGTGAATCCGGTCCATCTGGACTCGGAATTTGCCGCCGAGTCCATGTTCAAGGAACGGATTGCCCATGGCATGTGGAGTGGCTCACTGATCTCTGCCGCGCTGGCCACCGTTATGCCGGGACCGGGCACGATTTACCTGGAACAGAGCCTTGCCTTCAAGCGTCCGGTAAAACTGGATGATACGCTGACGGTAACACTCAGTGTTCTGAGAAAAGAGCCCAAAAAACGGGTGGTTTTCCAGTGTGACGTACAAAACCAGAATGGCCAGAAAGTGGTATCCGGAGAGGCCAAGGTGATTGCGCCGACGGAAAAAGTCTCCCTGCAAAAACCCCGGCTGCCCAAGATCACCATTGAGGGATAA